In a genomic window of Candidatus Paceibacterota bacterium:
- a CDS encoding peptidoglycan recognition family protein, translated as MFTFNISEWKIKIKNPHWYKEIPQVLKDLSRLHDMDRPAYEKQKERVYDFFEEQLILGNVALGKEGKNFDEERKPIDTIIIHHTSSFPGLTKERLSAIELVRLYAPQYAGKGPTYDANKEIKDNFIYSGHFRNGLQVFWPYHWIVRKDGKCERLLNDDEIGWQAGNWDINCRSTAICLDDDHENGVPSQIELEAIAGLIRKKYSNVSKDRIFGHREINPKTTCPSEFFLSTPEKKGWKDTLLGMI; from the coding sequence ATGTTCACCTTCAACATTTCTGAATGGAAAATAAAGATAAAGAATCCTCACTGGTATAAAGAGATTCCTCAAGTCTTGAAGGATTTGAGTCGTTTACATGATATGGATCGTCCCGCTTACGAAAAGCAAAAAGAAAGAGTGTACGATTTCTTTGAGGAGCAGTTGATACTTGGAAATGTGGCCTTGGGTAAAGAAGGTAAGAATTTTGATGAAGAAAGAAAACCTATTGATACTATAATTATTCATCATACGAGTTCTTTCCCTGGTTTGACCAAAGAACGTTTGTCAGCTATAGAACTTGTTCGTCTATATGCTCCACAGTATGCAGGGAAAGGTCCTACTTATGATGCTAACAAAGAAATAAAAGATAATTTTATTTATTCAGGACATTTTAGAAATGGTTTACAAGTTTTTTGGCCATATCATTGGATTGTTCGTAAAGATGGAAAGTGCGAGAGGTTGTTGAATGATGATGAGATAGGTTGGCAAGCGGGGAATTGGGATATCAACTGTAGAAGTACGGCTATTTGTTTGGATGATGATCATGAAAATGGTGTACCAAGCCAGATTGAGCTTGAAGCTATCGCAGGATTGATCCGTAAGAAATACTCTAATGTCTCAAAAGATAGAATCTTTGGTCATAGAGAAATCAATCCAAAAACGACTTGTCCATCGGAGTTCTTTTTGAGTACACCAGAGAAGAAGGGTTGGAAGGATACTTTACTTGGGATGATATAG
- the rpsG gene encoding 30S ribosomal protein S7, with protein sequence MRRKLNIKRELKPDANYASLKLSKFTNYVMESGKKNIARGIVADCMTAIKEKAKVENPLEVFEAALKNTSPAMEVRSRRVGGANYQVPREVRPERKMALSMKWIIEAARSKKGAPIHLKLADEIISASKNEGEAVKKRENVHKMAEANKAFAHFAW encoded by the coding sequence ATGCGACGTAAACTCAATATAAAACGTGAATTGAAGCCTGATGCGAATTATGCTTCTTTGAAATTGTCCAAATTTACCAACTACGTTATGGAATCAGGAAAGAAAAACATTGCCCGAGGCATTGTTGCTGATTGTATGACTGCTATCAAAGAGAAAGCCAAAGTTGAAAATCCTCTAGAGGTCTTTGAAGCTGCTCTCAAGAATACTTCTCCAGCTATGGAAGTTCGTTCTCGCCGAGTCGGTGGTGCCAACTATCAGGTTCCTCGCGAAGTTCGCCCAGAACGTAAGATGGCTCTTTCAATGAAATGGATCATTGAAGCTGCTCGTTCCAAGAAAGGTGCTCCTATTCATTTGAAGTTGGCCGATGAGATCATCTCTGCTTCCAAGAATGAAGGTGAAGCTGTCAAAAAGCGTGAAAACGTTCACAAGATGGCCGAAGCTAACAAAGCTTTTGCTCACTTTGCTTGGTAA
- the rpsL gene encoding 30S ribosomal protein S12, producing the protein MPTINQLTKSSRKRFKQKSKSVALTRTFNTIKNRPSFFPAPFKRGVCVKVTTKTPKKPNSAIRKIARVRLTNGLEVTAYIPGMGHNLQEHAVVLLKGGRVKDVGLRYSVVRGVLDCAGVEARRKGRSQYGNKRPKAAKV; encoded by the coding sequence ATGCCAACAATAAATCAGTTGACCAAGTCGTCAAGGAAGCGTTTCAAGCAGAAATCAAAATCTGTCGCTTTGACTCGTACTTTCAATACGATCAAGAACCGACCAAGTTTCTTCCCAGCTCCTTTCAAGAGAGGTGTTTGCGTGAAAGTTACTACCAAGACTCCGAAGAAGCCTAACTCAGCTATTCGTAAGATTGCCCGCGTACGTCTTACTAATGGTCTTGAAGTTACTGCTTATATCCCAGGAATGGGTCATAACTTGCAGGAACACGCAGTGGTTCTTCTAAAGGGAGGTCGCGTAAAGGATGTAGGTTTGCGTTATTCTGTAGTCCGAGGTGTTCTAGACTGTGCAGGTGTAGAAGCTCGAAGAAAAGGTCGTAGCCAATATGGTAATAAAAGACCAAAAGCAGCTAAGGTTTAA